The genomic window GTCCCCGTATGTACAGAACTGAATAAAGTGGGTCTCTGAGAAGAAGTCTGATTTGCCTTGATGTGGAAAGGGAGATGGGAAAGATGGAGATGGACGTTACAACCAGGGATATGTTCAGTCCTGTGCTGGTTCTGGCCTGGAGATAAGGCAGCTCTCAGGCTAGTCACTTCCAGGCTGGGGCCCCCTGCCGGGCTTGGAGGGCCTTCTGTACCACATCTTCCCACTGGGCATCTGATATCTCCCGAGCCCAGGCCGGAACCCCTGGCGCAGGCAGGCTTACTCCAGCCATAGTCCTTTTCACCAGCTCCACGTGTTCTGAAATCACAGACAGAGAACAGTTCGGGGATAGAAACTATGGGACCAGCTCTGCTCCCCATTCCTTGAATTAACCCATAACCCGTGGGCTCGGAGGGCGACCAAATCTATCTTATTTCCAGGCAAGCCTGCCCACCACCCAAATCTAGCACAATAGCATTTCACCTGGATTCCGAAGTCTGTAAAATCTTAGATTACATACTATCATTTCAGGATCAGGGTGTTCTTCTGTGACTTCCCTTTACTGGGTCTGACCAGTCCCTTTTCTCCATCATTATTATAGAATGAAACAATGTTCTCTTTACCGGGGTCCATGGGAATAGAGCTGTGGTTGCTCAATCCTGtagctccctcctcctcttcatcctcGCTCTCTAATGGTGGGTCTGGCAAATGAAGCCCCAGGGCCTGCAGAGCCAGAGAAGACAGCTCAGGGCCAGCTCTTCAGGGATCCCAGCTTCACTGGCCAGAACAGGGCCTCCTCCACCATACCTGGATCCGATCCTGAATATCAGCAACTACATCTTCTCCAACCCCCACCGGTGCCAGCTCCACCTCCTCTTGTTCAGGATCTTGGTTCAGGGGCTGATAGGAGTAGCCAGCGGGGCCTGCCCCCGtttcctcctgctcttcctcAGGCTCCTCGCTGCTCCAATCCCCAGTGCCTTCCGTAGGGCCCTGATGCGGCCCTAGTTCCTCAGTCTGGTTGGGGAAGATACGTTCGGGGCCCATGGTGTCTCCCCCTAGAACTACTGCTGCCATCCGGGCGGGGGCTGCAAgaacagggaggcaggaggataGGGATCGGATGAAATTAGGTCCACATTCGGCCCCTCATCCAGTTCCTTGAGGTCTCCTGGGCCCGCAAAACATTCAAACGCTCCCAAGCTTCCTGCACTCCACCCTTTCCTGGGCCCTCCACCTTCTAAATCGACTCATATCTTGAACCGAGGCCCACCCCACTTGCTCTGCCAATTCTTAAATAACAGCCCTAACACGCAACCTCCCAAAAGACACTCCGTTCAGAACCCCGCCCTCCCCTACCCCCTCGACTTGGGAACTCCGGGTCGCCAAACATGCTCCCCTAGACAGGTCGTACCcgccccttctcccctctccaacGGGTTCCCTTTTGTACCGCCTGACAAACGCCCTTCAGGCCCCAGGGGCTCCCCTCAAATGGCCCCAGCTGCGGCGTCCGCCACCCGCCCCCACCGATTCTCGGCGCCGGTGTTTCCGCGCGCCTCACCCG from Meles meles chromosome 5, mMelMel3.1 paternal haplotype, whole genome shotgun sequence includes these protein-coding regions:
- the MEA1 gene encoding male-enhanced antigen 1 isoform X2 produces the protein MAAVVLGGDTMGPERIFPNQTEELGPHQGPTEGTGDWSSEEPEEEQEETGAGPAGYSYQPLNQDPEQEEVELAPVGVGEDVVADIQDRIQALGLHLPDPPLESEDEEEEGATGLSNHSSIPMDPEHVELVKRTMAGVSLPAPGVPAWAREISDAQWEDVVQKALQARQGAPAWK
- the MEA1 gene encoding male-enhanced antigen 1 isoform X1, which translates into the protein MSTGRGGRTKRQSTSCPAGSEAPARMAAVVLGGDTMGPERIFPNQTEELGPHQGPTEGTGDWSSEEPEEEQEETGAGPAGYSYQPLNQDPEQEEVELAPVGVGEDVVADIQDRIQALGLHLPDPPLESEDEEEEGATGLSNHSSIPMDPEHVELVKRTMAGVSLPAPGVPAWAREISDAQWEDVVQKALQARQGAPAWK